The Streptomyces kanamyceticus DNA segment CGGCCCCGCGGTCGTGTCGTTGGCACCCGCCGTCCAGCTGAACTGCCACAGCGCGCCCGGCCGGTCGCGGAAGGTGTTGGAGTTCAGATCGAGCCGTTTGTACGCGGGGAGCTTGACCCGCAGGCCCTTCTCCAGGGCCAGCTGGTGCGTGTAGGGGCTGTCGAACGTCGGAGCCCTGTCGACGCCTATGCGCAGGAAGCGGCGGCCGCCGTCGGGCGTGTAGTCGATCTGGCTGCCGTCGACCTCGCGGTTCCAGTTCTTGGGCAGTCGCAGGCTGAAGCCCGCCGGGTCGTTCACCCGCTTCCACTCCTTGGGGATGCCGCCCACGTCCGTACCCGGACCGCCGTCGTCCGCCCCTGCCCCGGCTCCCGCGCCCGAACCCTCGTCCGCGTAGTGCAGATAGCCGAAGACACCGGCGCCGCCGAGCAGCGCGGCCACCACGACGAGGGCGATGCGCGCGGGCCAGCGGCGCCGCTCGCGCGAGGAGGCACCGTCGGAGCCCGTGCCGCCGACGACGGTGTGCCCGTGGCCCTGTTGCTGCTGCGGATGCGCGGTCGAGGTCTGCCCCTGCCCGTACGCGGTGGGCGTCTGCCCCTGCCCGTACGTCCCGGCGGATGTTCCGGCGGAGGTTCCCCCGGGCGTCCCTGCGGACGGATGCACCTGCGTCGGCACGTACGCCTGCGCCTGGTGCGGCCTGCGCCCCTCCGCCGCCTCGGCCAGCATCGCCTCGGCGTCCTCCGCGCTCGGCCTGGCCGCCGGGTCCTTGCTCAGGAGCGCGCTGATGATCGGCGCGAGGGCCCCCGCGTGCTCGGGCGGCGACGGCTCCTCGGTGACCACGGCCTGCATGGTGCCGAGCGGCGAGGTGCGCCGGAACGGGGAGTTGCCCTCGACCGCCGTGTACAGCGTGGCGCCGAGCGCCCACAAGTCGGACGCGGGCCCGGGGTTGGCGCCGCTGACCCGCTCGGGCGCCAGATAGTCGACGGAGCCCACGACCTCGCCGGTCCGCGTGATCGTCGAGTCGCCCTCGATCGCGGCGATCCCGAAGTCGGTGAGCAGGATGCGCCGGTCGTCGGCGAGCAGGACGTTGCCGGGCTTGACGTCGCGGTGCAGGACTCCGGCGGCGTGCGCGGCGCGCAGCGCCTTCAGGGTCCACAGGCCGATGCGGGCGGCCTCGACGGGGTCGACGCGGCCGTCGTCCTTGACGGCGTCCGCGAGCGAGCGCCCCACGACCAGCTCCATCACGATCCAGGGCCGGTCGTCGTACTGCACCACGTCGTGGACGGTGACGACCGCGGGATGGTTGATCCGGGCGGCGGCCCGCGCCTCGGTCTGGGTGCGCGCGAAGAGGACCGCGCGGTCGGCCTCCTGCACGAACTGCGCGGCCGTCAGTTCCTTGACGGCGACGGCACGGTGCAGCACCTCGTCCTGCGCGCGCCACACCCGTCCCATGCCACCGCGGCCGATGGACTCACCGAGTCGGTAGCGGCCCGCGAGGAGCAGGCCCTGCATCTGATTCACGTTCCCCCGCAATGGTCTTGACAGGCCCAGGTTAAGGAGGGAAGCCCGTGCAGGGAACCGCCGGGGGTCCACGGAGACCGCACTGTGACGCATGTCGTGGATGTTCCATGCTGGTCAGAGGGGCTATCGGAGCGTGGCCGAAATCTGCCCCACGGCAGCCGCGCCGGAGCTCGGCGGGTGGTCGACGCGGACTCAGCCGACGACTTGATAGGTGGTCGACGCCTGCTCGTACAGCCGCGTCACCTCGTCCCGCTCCGCCTCGGGACCGCGCACCTGCACCACGTGGTACTTCCCGCCGACCACCATCGCGAGATTGCGTACGAAGACCTCGCGGCCCTCGGCGTCCTGCCAGGTGAACTGCCCCTCGGCCATGGCCCGCCCGCCGACGTCGATCCGCCGCATCCCGCTGGACGTCGCCCACGACGAGTCGCGGAAGGGCTGCAACTCGCGCTCGTGCTCGCGCTGGTACTTCATCGGGTCGCTGCCGTAGCTGTCCGTGCCGTCCCGCCCCGGGACCAGGAGCAGCTCGAAGTCACCGTGCGTGTAAAGGACCTGCCCCCGGCCGTTCTTGGGCTCCCGGTCCCAGCCGCTGGCGACGGCGACCCGGAAACCCTCGGTGTCCTTGCGCAGCGCGAACCCGCGGGGCAGATCGGGGTCGGTGGTCTGCGGCTCCTGCGAGCCGGGGTTCTTGGTCCTGGTCGGCTTGTCCTTGGGCTTGCCGTCCGGCTTCTCCCCGTCGCTCGGCCGCCCGTCCGGCTTGTCGTCGCCACCGTCCGTGCCCGGCCCCGAACTGACCTCACCCGCCGAGCCGGTGCGCCCGTCCGAGGTGCGGTCACCAGACTTGGGCATGAACAACATGGCGTACGCGACGGCCGCGACGAGCCCCACCAGGATGGCGATCAGCAGCAGCCGCCCGAGCGAACGGGGCCGCGCCCCGCTGCCGGGCCGCGGCGCGCCCGGCCTCGACCTGCGCGGGCCTGTCTCCCGCAGCCGGGTCTCGCTCAGCCGAGCCTCCTTGGGCGCCCTGGCCTCCCGGGGCGCCCGCGGTGCCCGGGCGGCCTTGACCTCCTTGCCCTGACCTCTGCCCCTGCCTCGCTTGTGCTTGTGCCGACCGTGCTCCTGCCCGGTGGTGGCGGGCACGGCGGACCGCCGCTTGCGCACGACCTCGCCACGGCGCCGTACGACGGGCAGCCTGCCCGCGTCGTACGGCGGCACCGGCACGACGTGCGCCCCCGCCTCCGGCTCCGGCGCCGACCGCACCAGCGAGCGCAGCCAGCCGCCCAGCTCCTCGAAGTCGAGCCGGTCGGTCGGGTCCTGGCGCAGCAGCGACTCGACGACGGGCCGCAGCGGCCCGCACTCCTCGGCGAAGGCGGGCGGCTCCGCGCACACCATCTGCACGAGCTCGGTCGTACTGTCCTCCGGGTACGGCGCGTGCCCCTGCACCGCACGGAAGAGCAGGGCACCGAGTGCCCACAGGTCGGTGGCGGGTCCGATGGGCGCGGCGAGCTGCCAGTTCTCGTGGACGGGCCCGGCCTGCTCGGGCGCCCAGCGCTCGGTGACGGCTCCGACGACGACCATGCGCGCGTGCCGGGCGCGCTCGGCGGCGAGCGCGGTGGTGGGGCCGCGGCGGGCGGTGGCGTCGGGGGCCAGGGGGGCAGGCGTCGGCGGCTCGGAGGGCAGAGGTTCGGGGGTCAGTGGGCCGGATTCGTATCCAGACTCGTACCCGGACTCGTACCCGGACTCGTACGCGCGCTCAGGGGAAATGCCCTGAGAACTGTCCTGCGCGGCCCCCTGGTTACGGTGCCGCGGCACCGCCCCGTGCCAGGGTTTCGCGACGCCCGCGACCCCATAGGGATCCGAGATCCGTCCGGGCACGGAAGGCTCTTCGTCGTCCAGCCGCGCCGCGGCCCGTGCCCCCGCGCGGTACGCCGCGATGGCCCCGGCCCGCGCGGCCCGCGCGTCACCCGGCGGCAGCCCCGCGGACTCCGGGGCTGGCTCGATCTCCACGTCCCCGGACCGGCCCCGGCCGCGATGCCCCTGCCGCTGCCCCTGTTCCTGGCCGAGATCCTGTCCTTGGTCCTGGCCCCGATCCTGGCCGGGATACCCGATCTGGTCCCGGTACAAGGGCAGCCCTCGGCTCCCTGACCGCCCGCTTCCGTCCCCGCTCCCGTCCCCGCTCCAGCCCTCGTCCCCGCCCTGGTCCGGCTCCCCTAACCCGTCCCCGAACCCGCCCTCGCCCCCGCCCCCGCTCCCGTACGCGGCGACGTTCCCGACGGACCCGGCCGAACCGGTCGCCTCGCCCTCCTCCTCGGGGCGCGGGTCGTACCCGCACAGCGCCTCCTCGGCCGCGCCCGCCGCGAGGCCCGTCAGCATCACCCGGCCGTCATCGCATATCAACACCGTGCGCGCGGTGATGTTCCGGTGCACCCAGCCGTGTCCGTGAAGGACCCGCAGCGCGGCGAGCACGTCCGCCGCGACCTCCGCCGCCCGGTACGGACTCAGCGGCTGGTCGGCGAGCAGCGCGGCCAGCGGCCTCGCCGCCACCAACTCGCTCACTATCCACAGCGAGCCGCCCTCGGCGAACACGTCGAAGACCTGGTCGAGCCGCGGATGGTCCGGTATCTGCGCGGCGGACTGCGCCGCCTCCATGGCGCGGCGGACCGCGGGATCCGTGGGACTGCGCGTCGTACGCGCCGATGCCCGCCGCACGCCGCTCCCGGCCGTCGCCCCCGCCCGCGGCACGAACCCCGCGGGCAGATCGTGCGGCACCTCCTCGTCGAGCACTTCCGCCTCGACGATCTCGGGCAACGGCACCTGCCTGACCAGGACTTCCTGACCGCTGTACGTGTCGAACGCACGCGACTCGGCGAGCTCGTACTCATCCGAAGGCGGCAGCGGCAGGCGGTAGCGGTCGGCGAGCACCCGTCCCGCATAGTCCTCCACGACGCATCCCCCGTCCCGCCCGGCGGTCAATTCCGTTCGTCTTACGGCTTGTTGCGGTGGCGTACGGTCCGCAGGCACTCACGATACGTGCCTTGCGCGAACCGCATTGAGGGGACCGGAGATCTCAGGACTTCGGCTCGAACGTCTTCGTGAAGGTCCGCCAGGCGCCCTTGCGCTCCGCGCTCCCCCAGTCGTCGGCCTTGGCCGTGTACATCATTCCGTAGCCCAGCCCGCCGTTGACGACGAAGCCACGGTCTATCGACCGGTACTTGGTGCCGCCGTCGGCATAGGTGAATTCCCAGTCAGCCGTGTTCCAGTCCCGGTAGTCCACCTTCTCTATCCGGATCCGGTCGTACTGGGAGCGCACCATGTAGTTCTCCTGGCTCTTCCAGTCGGCCACCGGGTTGTCCTTGGGAGTGGTGGTCCAACCGACGAGCAGCTTCTGCCCGTTCGGCCCGGTGAAGCGCGCGCCCGCGCTGCCCGTGGACTGGTACTTCCAGCCCTTGGGCAGGCCTATGGAGAAGCCCTGGCCGTGCTTGTACGTCGACGCGGCGCCGTCCCCCGGCTTCTTGCCCTTGTTCTTCTTCTCGTCCTCGTCCTTGTCCTTGGCGTCGCCCTTGCCCGGGTCGTCGCCCTTGTCCGATTCCGCGCCGGCGCCCTTGTCGTCGCCGGTACCGGTGCCCTTGTCGGACCCCTTCTCGGACTCCTTGGCACCGTCACCGGCCGTCGCCCCGCTGGAAGCGGCCTTGTCGCCGCCCTTGCTGTCCTTGTCGGAGCCCTTGTCGTCGCCGCCGAGCGCGAAGGCGAGCACCGTCCCGAGGACCGCGAGCACGGCGACCACGGAAGCGATCACCAGGGTCCTGCGCGGCACCACATCGGTGAGCGACGCCTTGACCGGCGCCCGCGGCGAGGCTCCCGGAGGCGGCGGCACGGCGGTGCCGCCCGCGCCGGTACCCGTACCCCGGGCGGTCGCCGAGGCGGCGGCCTTGCGGACCGAACGCAGCGCCCCCTTCACCCGGTCGGCGGCCTCCTCGGCCTTGCGCCCACCGAGCGTCCCGGAGGACCCGGCCGCGCCGACGCCGGCGGAAGACGCGGGAGGACCGGCAGGAACAGCGGGAGGAGCGGAAGGGACCGGAGGGGCGGAAGAAGAAGCAGAAGCAGAAGGGGAAGCGGAAGGGGAAGCAGTAGGAGAAGCGGCAGACGCCGCGGCAGAGGAAGCCGCGGCAGAACCGGCGGCGCCCGATCCGCCGAGCCCCTTCCTCCCCGGCCCTCTGCCCGAACCCTTACCCGGACCCTTCCCCGAGCCCTTGCCCAGCCCCTTCTTGCCCAGTCCCCTCTTGCCCGGAACGGGCGGCAGCGGCACCACCTTGGTCGCCTCGACCGGCTCCGGCTCCGCCTTGGGCTCCGGCGCGTGGATCACGTCGATCAGGAGCGCCCGCGCCCCCACGTCGTCGAGCCGCTGCTCCGGGTCCTTGGCGAGCAGGCCGTAGATGACCTTCTCCAACGGACCGGCGTTCTGCGGCTGTTCCACGTCCTCGGTCATCACCGCGGTGAGGGTCGCGATCGCCGACCCCTTGTCGTACGGCGGCACGCCCTCCACCGCCGCGTACAGCAGGCCGCCGAGCGACCACATGTCGGCCGCGGGACCCGGCTTGTGCCCGCGCGCCCGCTCCGGCGAGATGTACGACGGCGCGCCGACGAGCATGCCGGTGGACGTGATCGACGGGTCGCCCTCGACCTGCGCGATGCCGAAGTCGGTCAGGACGACCCGGCCGTCCTCCGCGATCAGCACGTTCGACGGCTTCACGTCACGGTGCAGGATTCCCTCGCGGTGCGCGGAGCGCAGGACGTCGAGCACGGCGAGCCCGACCTCGGCCGCCCGACGCGGCGTCAGAAGACCGTCCTCGCGGATCGCTTCCGCGAGCGACTTGCCCTCGACCAACTCCATCACGATCCACGGCCGGTCGTCCTCGTCGACCACGTCGTAGACGGTCACGGCGCTGGTGTTGCGGATCCGCGCGATCGCCTTGGCCTCGCGCAGCGTCCGCGTGATGAGCCGCCGCTTCTCCTCCTCGTCGATGCTCGATGGGAACCGCAGCTCCTTCACCGCGACCGTACGGCCAAGCGTCTCGTCCTTGGCGCGCCACACAGTGCCCATGCCACCGCGGCCGAGCACCTCTCCCAGCCGGTACCGGCCGGCGAGGAGACGTTCGCTCTTGTCCCGACGGGCCTCACCCGTCTGCTCCGCGTCCGACATGCGTCCCCTCTGCTGCTACCGCTGCTACCCGCGCAACCCGCCCTGACAGAGCCTTCATTGTCCCTTACTCAAGGACCGCCTTACGCCCAGGGTCCAGGGTCCCTCATGAGGGACCGCGCACAAGGAGGGGCCCGACGTGCCGAAACCGCGCACGCTGTCGGCCGTCCTCCTCGTGGCGGCCCTCCGCGGTGGAAGGGCCGACCCGTCAGGGCTCGTGAATCCGGCCTTGGACGTCACTCTTCCGCTGCTCACCGGCCGAGGCAAGGCCGCGCCCCCCGTCCCCCCGTCCCCCGACCGTCAGTTGAGCGGCACGATGTCCGGCGCGCCGAGCCGCGCCGCGTCCGCGGTCAGGTCGTCCGGCTGCCGCTGCGACTCCCGCTCGGCCTCCACCCGCTTCTCGTAGTGCTGTACCTCCCGCTCGATCTGGTCCTTGTCCCAGCCCAGGACGGTCGCCATCAGTTCGGCGCACTCGCGGGCGCTGCGCGTGCCCCGGTCGAAGGTCTCGATCGAGATGCGCGTGCGCCGCGTCAGCACGTCGTCCAGGTGCCTCGCGCCCTCGTGCGAGGCCGCGTACACCACCTCGGCGCGCAGATAGTCGTCCGCTCCCTGCAGCACCGCGCCGAGCGTGGGGTCGGCGGTGACCAGGTCGAGGACTTCCTCGGCCAGCGAGCCATACCGGTTCAACAGGTGCTCCACGCGCACCACATGAAGACCCGTCCGCGCGGCGATCCTGGCGCGCGCGTTCCACATCGCCTTGTACCCCTCGGCGCCGACCAGCGGGACGTCCTCCGTGACGCAGTCGGCGACGCGCTGGTCCAGACCGTGCACCGCCTCGTCCACGGCGTCCTTGGCCATCACGCGGTACGTCGTGTACTTGCCGCCCGCGACGACCACGAGGCCGGGCGCCGGATGCGCGACCGTGTGCTCGCGCGACAGCTTGCTCGTGGCGTCCGACTCCCCGGCGAGCAGCGGCCGCAGCCCCGCGTACACCCCCTGGACGTCGTCCCGCGAGAGCGGCACCGCGAGCACCGAGTTCACGTGCTCGAGCAGGTAGTCGATGTCGGCGCTGGACGCGGCCGGATGCGCCTTGTCGAGGTCCCAGTCCGTGTCGGTCGTGCCCACGATCCAGTGCCGCCCCCACGGGATGACGAACAGGACGCTCTTCTCGGTCCGCAGGATCAGGCCGGTCGTGGAGTTGATCCGGTCCTTGGGCACCACGAGGTGGATGCCCTTGGACGCCCTGACGTGGAACTGTCCCCGCTCGCCGACCATGGCCTGCGTGTCGTCCGTCCACACACCGGTGGCGTTCACGATCTGCTTGGCCCTGATCTCGTACTCCCCGCCCCCTTCCACGTCCTGCACGCGGGCGCCGACCACGCGCTCGCCCTCGCGCAGGAAGCCGGTGACCTTGGCCCGGTTGGCGACCTTCGCTCCGTACGCCGCCGCTGTGCGCACCAGTGTCGCCACGTAGCGGGCGTCGTCCATCTGCGCGTCGTAGTACTGCATCGCCCCGACCAGGGCGTCCTTCTTCAGGCACGGGGCGACGCGCAGCGCGTGACGTCGGGTCAGGTGGCGGTGCGTGGGCAGTCCTCGGCCGTGTCCGCGCGACATCGACATGGCGTCGTAGAGCGCGACGCCCGATCCCGCGTACAACCGCTCCCAGCCCTTGTGCTGCAAGGGGTAGAGGAACGGCACCGGCTTCACCAGGTGCGGGGCGAGCCGCTCAAGGAGGAGTCCGCGCTCCTTCAGCGCCTCCCGCACGAGCGCGAAGTCGAGCATCTCCAGATAGCGCAGGCCGCCGTGGATCAGCTTGCTCGACCGGCTCGATGTGCCGGACGCCCAGTCCCTGGCCTCGACCAGGCCGGTGGACAGGCCGCGGGTGACCGCGTCGAGTGCCGTACCCGCGCCGACCACCCCCGCGCCCACGACCAGGATGTCCAGCTCCCGGTCGGCCATTCCCGCAAGTGACTCGGCACGCTCCGCCGGCCCCAGTGTCGCTGTCCTCACCGCTGCCTCCCGTTGCGATCGGGTGTGGTCGGACTCACATCATGCCCAGATTTCCGCCGCGCCCGCTGATCGCCGCCGCGACCTGTGGACAACACTCCGGACTTCGGGGCCGGGCAATGCCACATATCGGTCATATTTACTCCTAGTCTGACATTGCGCTGGTCCGCCTTGTCCACAGGGCTTGCGCACTCGTCCCGGTCCGGCTATTGGGAGGACGGCCCACCGCCATGCCCGCAGATCTCGCTGTCATCGGTCTCGGCCACCTCGGCCTGCCCCTCGCCCAGGCCGCCGTCGCCGCCCGCATCGCGACCATCGGCTACGACCCCGCCCGCGCCGCCGACCTGGCGGGCGGCAGGCTGCCCTGCGACGGCGCCGAGGGCACCCTCACCGCGGCCGACGTCCGCCGGATGCTCTCGGGGGGCTTCCGGCCGACCACCAACCCGGTCGAGCTCGGCCGGGTCCGTACCGCGGTCATCTGCGCCCCCACACCGGCGGCCGCGGACCGCTCGCTCGACCTGACCCAGGTGGCCGACGCCGCCCGCGCCCTGGCCGCGCGACTGCGCCCGCACACCACGGTGATCCTCGAGTCCCCCGCGTACCCGGGGAGCACGGAGGAATTCCTCCGTCCCATCCTCGAACAGGGATCGGGCCTGCGCGCGGGCCGCGACTTCCACCTCGCGTACTCCCCCGGCCGCCTCGACCCGGGCAACCGGCTGCACGGCTACGCGGGCACCCCCAAGGTCATCGGCGGCCTCACCCCGGCCTGCACGGAGTCGGCCGCCGCCTTCTACGGCCGCCTCACCGACAAGGTCGTACGCGCGCGTGGCCCCCGCGAGGCCGAGACCGTGCACCTCCTGGAGACCAACTACCGGCACGTGAACATGGCCCTGGTCAACGAGATGGCGGTGCTCTGCCACGACCTGGGCATCGACCTCTGGGACGTCATCCGCTGCGCGGAGACCAAGCCGTTCGGCTTCCAGGCGTTCCGCCCCGGGCCCGGCGTCGGCGGCCACGGCGTCCCCCTGGACATCCCCAACCCCTCCCGCGGCGCCCGCCCCCTGCGCATGGTCGAACTGGCCCAGCAGGTCAACGACCGCATGCCTCAGTACGTCATCCAGCGCTCGGCGACCCTGCTCAACGAACACGGCAAGTCCGCCCGCGGCGCCCGTGTCCTGCTCCTCGGCGTCACCTACAAGCCGGACCTCGCCGACCAGCAGGGCGCCCCCGCCCAGGAAGTGGCGACGCGCCTGATGGAGATGGGCGCGGCCGTCAGCTACCACGACCCTTACGTCCCGAACTGGAGCATCCTCGGCCGCCCCGTCCCGCGCGCCGACTCCCTCTACGAGGCGGCCGCCGACGCCGACCTCACGATCCTGCTCCAGCACCACCGCACGTACGACCTCCAGGGGCTCGCGGTGAAGGCCCAACTCCTCCTGGACACCAGGGGAGCGACCCCGGCGGGCGCCGCACACCGGCTGTGAACCGGCGCGTTCCCCCGGGCGTTGGCCACGACTGCTACTGTGCCGCCCTTCTGCCGCACATCAGTACGGCAACCACGCCCCAGGGGGACCCGAATGACCCAGCCACCCCAGCCACCGGACGGCAACCCGTACGGCCAGCAGCAGCCCTACCCGCCGCAACAGCCCTACGGCCAGCAGCCCTACGGCCAGCAGCCCCCGCAGCAGCAACAGCCGTACGCCGCCTTCCCGCAGCAGCAGCCCGCTCCGCAGGGCGGCTTCCCGATGGCCCCGCAGCCGCACGGCCGCACGGGCAACGTCGGCCTCGGCGTGGCCGTCGCCATCGTCCTGCTGTTCGTCACGGCCGGTGTCTACGGCGCCATCATGAAGGCCGTGGAGCACGAGATCGGCTACGCCGCGGTCGCTGTGGGCCTGATCATCGGGTTCTGCGCGGGCAAGGTCGGCGGACGGCACCCCGCGCTCCCGATCGTCTCCGCCGTGGTCGCCCTGATAGCCGTGTACCTGGGCCAGCTCACCGGGTACGCGATGGCCATCGGCGAGGGCCT contains these protein-coding regions:
- a CDS encoding nucleotide sugar dehydrogenase encodes the protein MPADLAVIGLGHLGLPLAQAAVAARIATIGYDPARAADLAGGRLPCDGAEGTLTAADVRRMLSGGFRPTTNPVELGRVRTAVICAPTPAAADRSLDLTQVADAARALAARLRPHTTVILESPAYPGSTEEFLRPILEQGSGLRAGRDFHLAYSPGRLDPGNRLHGYAGTPKVIGGLTPACTESAAAFYGRLTDKVVRARGPREAETVHLLETNYRHVNMALVNEMAVLCHDLGIDLWDVIRCAETKPFGFQAFRPGPGVGGHGVPLDIPNPSRGARPLRMVELAQQVNDRMPQYVIQRSATLLNEHGKSARGARVLLLGVTYKPDLADQQGAPAQEVATRLMEMGAAVSYHDPYVPNWSILGRPVPRADSLYEAAADADLTILLQHHRTYDLQGLAVKAQLLLDTRGATPAGAAHRL
- a CDS encoding glycerol-3-phosphate dehydrogenase/oxidase, with translation MRTATLGPAERAESLAGMADRELDILVVGAGVVGAGTALDAVTRGLSTGLVEARDWASGTSSRSSKLIHGGLRYLEMLDFALVREALKERGLLLERLAPHLVKPVPFLYPLQHKGWERLYAGSGVALYDAMSMSRGHGRGLPTHRHLTRRHALRVAPCLKKDALVGAMQYYDAQMDDARYVATLVRTAAAYGAKVANRAKVTGFLREGERVVGARVQDVEGGGEYEIRAKQIVNATGVWTDDTQAMVGERGQFHVRASKGIHLVVPKDRINSTTGLILRTEKSVLFVIPWGRHWIVGTTDTDWDLDKAHPAASSADIDYLLEHVNSVLAVPLSRDDVQGVYAGLRPLLAGESDATSKLSREHTVAHPAPGLVVVAGGKYTTYRVMAKDAVDEAVHGLDQRVADCVTEDVPLVGAEGYKAMWNARARIAARTGLHVVRVEHLLNRYGSLAEEVLDLVTADPTLGAVLQGADDYLRAEVVYAASHEGARHLDDVLTRRTRISIETFDRGTRSARECAELMATVLGWDKDQIEREVQHYEKRVEAERESQRQPDDLTADAARLGAPDIVPLN
- a CDS encoding serine/threonine-protein kinase, whose translation is MQGLLLAGRYRLGESIGRGGMGRVWRAQDEVLHRAVAVKELTAAQFVQEADRAVLFARTQTEARAAARINHPAVVTVHDVVQYDDRPWIVMELVVGRSLADAVKDDGRVDPVEAARIGLWTLKALRAAHAAGVLHRDVKPGNVLLADDRRILLTDFGIAAIEGDSTITRTGEVVGSVDYLAPERVSGANPGPASDLWALGATLYTAVEGNSPFRRTSPLGTMQAVVTEEPSPPEHAGALAPIISALLSKDPAARPSAEDAEAMLAEAAEGRRPHQAQAYVPTQVHPSAGTPGGTSAGTSAGTYGQGQTPTAYGQGQTSTAHPQQQQGHGHTVVGGTGSDGASSRERRRWPARIALVVVAALLGGAGVFGYLHYADEGSGAGAGAGADDGGPGTDVGGIPKEWKRVNDPAGFSLRLPKNWNREVDGSQIDYTPDGGRRFLRIGVDRAPTFDSPYTHQLALEKGLRVKLPAYKRLDLNSNTFRDRPGALWQFSWTAGANDTTAGPRRAISQTYISRDGVEYAIYMSAPAQGWETTREQFDAMLQGWRERKVN
- a CDS encoding protein kinase; protein product: MEDYAGRVLADRYRLPLPPSDEYELAESRAFDTYSGQEVLVRQVPLPEIVEAEVLDEEVPHDLPAGFVPRAGATAGSGVRRASARTTRSPTDPAVRRAMEAAQSAAQIPDHPRLDQVFDVFAEGGSLWIVSELVAARPLAALLADQPLSPYRAAEVAADVLAALRVLHGHGWVHRNITARTVLICDDGRVMLTGLAAGAAEEALCGYDPRPEEEGEATGSAGSVGNVAAYGSGGGGEGGFGDGLGEPDQGGDEGWSGDGSGDGSGRSGSRGLPLYRDQIGYPGQDRGQDQGQDLGQEQGQRQGHRGRGRSGDVEIEPAPESAGLPPGDARAARAGAIAAYRAGARAAARLDDEEPSVPGRISDPYGVAGVAKPWHGAVPRHRNQGAAQDSSQGISPERAYESGYESGYESGYESGPLTPEPLPSEPPTPAPLAPDATARRGPTTALAAERARHARMVVVGAVTERWAPEQAGPVHENWQLAAPIGPATDLWALGALLFRAVQGHAPYPEDSTTELVQMVCAEPPAFAEECGPLRPVVESLLRQDPTDRLDFEELGGWLRSLVRSAPEPEAGAHVVPVPPYDAGRLPVVRRRGEVVRKRRSAVPATTGQEHGRHKHKRGRGRGQGKEVKAARAPRAPREARAPKEARLSETRLRETGPRRSRPGAPRPGSGARPRSLGRLLLIAILVGLVAAVAYAMLFMPKSGDRTSDGRTGSAGEVSSGPGTDGGDDKPDGRPSDGEKPDGKPKDKPTRTKNPGSQEPQTTDPDLPRGFALRKDTEGFRVAVASGWDREPKNGRGQVLYTHGDFELLLVPGRDGTDSYGSDPMKYQREHERELQPFRDSSWATSSGMRRIDVGGRAMAEGQFTWQDAEGREVFVRNLAMVVGGKYHVVQVRGPEAERDEVTRLYEQASTTYQVVG
- a CDS encoding serine/threonine-protein kinase produces the protein MSDAEQTGEARRDKSERLLAGRYRLGEVLGRGGMGTVWRAKDETLGRTVAVKELRFPSSIDEEEKRRLITRTLREAKAIARIRNTSAVTVYDVVDEDDRPWIVMELVEGKSLAEAIREDGLLTPRRAAEVGLAVLDVLRSAHREGILHRDVKPSNVLIAEDGRVVLTDFGIAQVEGDPSITSTGMLVGAPSYISPERARGHKPGPAADMWSLGGLLYAAVEGVPPYDKGSAIATLTAVMTEDVEQPQNAGPLEKVIYGLLAKDPEQRLDDVGARALLIDVIHAPEPKAEPEPVEATKVVPLPPVPGKRGLGKKGLGKGSGKGPGKGSGRGPGRKGLGGSGAAGSAAASSAAASAASPTASPSASPSASASSSAPPVPSAPPAVPAGPPASSAGVGAAGSSGTLGGRKAEEAADRVKGALRSVRKAAASATARGTGTGAGGTAVPPPPGASPRAPVKASLTDVVPRRTLVIASVVAVLAVLGTVLAFALGGDDKGSDKDSKGGDKAASSGATAGDGAKESEKGSDKGTGTGDDKGAGAESDKGDDPGKGDAKDKDEDEKKNKGKKPGDGAASTYKHGQGFSIGLPKGWKYQSTGSAGARFTGPNGQKLLVGWTTTPKDNPVADWKSQENYMVRSQYDRIRIEKVDYRDWNTADWEFTYADGGTKYRSIDRGFVVNGGLGYGMMYTAKADDWGSAERKGAWRTFTKTFEPKS